The DNA window TCTATAGCATCGCTATTGTCCACGGAGAAGTATGTCCACACTGCTGACATATTTACTTGTTGTAGCTTATCCACATAGTGTAAATGAAGCCACTGACCCGCATAAAAACACGTCATCTGAGAAGCGCCAACAGTTTTGATCAATTACTTTGGTTGAAACCgccaattcatttttatttttttattttttttgcttttatggCTGAATGTTTTCAGAGTTTCGAAACTTTGGTACATCACTAGAGATTAAGTTATTGAAATTATTGAAGGTGATTTAGGTCAAAGACATTTTTTGTTATGCTGGTTGAAAGTCTCTCAACATCCCGATAGCAATCGCTAAGGTAAAGGAGAAGTTCAACTCCAGAATGAAAGTTttctgatagtttactcacccccatgtcatccaagataattgtttatgtctttcttgcttcagtcgcaaagaaattaagaatttgtctccatataatggacttcaatggtgatcaatgggttgaatctccaaaattgcagtttcaatgcagcttcacaaggctctacacaatcccagttgagaaataggggttttatctagcgaaaaattgattattttcttcaaaaaaaaaaaaatgtatatactttttcaacacattctcactcccaacttgTCACATAATGACGTTTGGTAAGGACCCTTTGGCGTCAGTGCCATTTTTCGACATGCAGGGTCCTCTactgctttaaataagaaacccttggcgtcaataagctgacgTGAAAGGCACTGggaattttatcgtcatgattaaatgatacattgggtaataatattgccattttTGCATATAtattggggtgtgatttttcaatgcaaacagtcacaacagttttatttatattacactatttacacatttacgagCATGTAACcaaacccctgcccctaaacctaaccatttgttaataaaacacagatataacaggcagatacaactacagtcacaatttattttaaaaactatgaatattccaagtcttccgaggcaaaacgattgatttgtgagaggaacAGACACGATCGCCGTCTCTGTCTGCCGTAAAGTTCATCCTGTTTGCCGCAGTTTGTGTGCGAATTCAAAAAATGCCGCCAGACATTTTTGAATGAGTATCTTTTTGAATGAGATGTGAGCACATTAACAAAGCGGGATCATTTTTAGCGATTAAAACCTTATGTTTCACTCTCTTCTTCGGATAAAGAtatcgtatggcttcagaagacttggaatgcaacaTGACTGTTTGTTTATGGTCAGTTATTGCAATAAATACCTGTAACTgtaaaaaaggtagggtagggcgaaaactCCAACTCATTCtgttctccaacttcaaaattgtccgaaatcattgttttacctttttttgtaaagggtgtttgacgtTCTTTGCACGggtgctttgtaaacactgtgcatgattacataatgtgtgaggtagacaagtgcaagatgagcatttgcggttaaaaagtatctaaatgtgtgtttttcttagaaaatgaccaatcgtttcgctagataagactcttgggctgggatcgtgtagaaacctttgaagctgcattaaaactgcaatttggaccttcaacacatTGGCTCCCATTGAGGTCCATTATATAagtagaaaaatcctgaaatgttttcctcaaaaacatcctAGCTTTCTATCTTTCTTACCTTTACATTTAGAGTCCTATCTACTTCATAAAGAGTTCTCATTGCGATTGGCTCTCAGTAATTCCAACCTTTTAACAAAACATTagcaagaaacatttctgaaccTCATGTTTTCAGTTGTACATggcaaatgcattttatttaaacatatttactcACAAATTGACACATAAAACATAAACTTGATGAATCTGATTCCTTTATTCGGGTTTCTTTAGGGGACCTTTCTCTCACACTGGGTCCTAAAGGCATAGCCAGTCTTTGAGGTTGCCAGATCGTTGTTTTCCATCACGGTTCATGAGGGTAGAGGTGACAGGGCTCCTTTCTGCAATTCCTGTGTTTTCATGCATGCGGTATCTGGCAAAGTTGTCACGAGCTTGGCAACATCACTCTGACGGCTTCCGAAcgctttttgattattaattcATTGCGGTTTCCTGCCTGGTTTGTTTGCTAAGTAGTCTCCCTATGTGACTACAACTTGAATCGAGATTTGGAGGTTTGGAGAAGGCTGCCTCCATTCAATAATAATTCATCTATCCATCGcctataagtaaaaaaaaaaaaattgtgataatAAAAACAGCTGGGCTGATATTAAAATGGATGAGCCGCTGCTGGTAATACCTGCAACCTCAAATATATGTAAAACTTTTTATCCGCAGTATTTACTGTAAATCACCTGAAGCGCTTTCAGAATAGATAAAAATGTAATCATATATTTGTGTCTTTCCATTTCAGATGAAGGAATCCATTCACTAGAGCAGTCTCGCTTTCCGAGCCATTATTCAACTACAAAGCAAACCATATTCATCATTGTGTTTTAATCACATCAAAAAGAAATATAGTGCTACCCCAGGGTGCTGGCAGGAATATGGAGTCCTCCATGATGTTATTGTTTCCAGCACTGCCAAACAATCTCAAAAATTGacttagaataaatgtatttttaatatgaTAACTCAACCCTTGTGAATACAGAGGCACTCTGTCAATTGTTCTTGCTGAATGCGTTGCTTTACAGATGTAATGCGGGAGTGCTTGTGATATAGCGATATTAAACCTGCGAGCGCTGCCTTTCAAACTTTGTTCCGGCTTTCTGGATAACATTCTCTTTCCTTCAGCTTAACTAAATGCTCTAACAGATGAGATGAATGCATTGGTTTACAAAGTCAGTGTGTTACTGCAAATGCTTCGGTGTTAAGATGCGCGCTAATCGGATCTCGGATGCACTTTTCGTGCACTTTATATtaatgtgatttcagctcagtgcTGTTTAAAGAATATACCTGCACCTACACGAAATAATGCAATCAGACAGAAAAGTACATATGAACTGATTATGAGTAAAATAGACTGGGGCTAGTCGTCTCACAATGGGATGTTGTCAAAAAGACATACATCTATGTATAAGTAACTAGGTGATTTTGAGTCAAACTCCAAGCTGCATAAAGTAGAATACATTTTGTCAATTTCATCCTCCAAACTTTATAATATTCTAAAATCCAacattgtatttttataatagcTGCTGGGTAAAGAGGTGAACACAATAAAAACACTTGGATACATCAAAGCACAAAAGACAAGGAGaagtattttttatgttttttgtcagATTTTGGTCATGTTTTACATTTGAAACTTATTTACTACAGTTTACATTGGCCAACACATTtctttcatgcacctgtcaagtttgagattttgggcttttcataaagtgtttatttcagactagtggaatgaAAACagccaaaagacactgttaattgTTTCTTTAGTAGCACTTTATTTATTTGagccaatagatttcaattacaatacatatttttaaaggctgttttctcagttgtttctcctagactgagccataaatctccacttcagcagcactcacacacaccacactttgcatttttattcctgtctatatcctgaaggtttttactgagggatttgttcatatataattagcttgattttatacaacattttattccccccaaattGGTCGAAAATACAGTTTTTTATCTGTTCAAAGTGACAAAAAGAGATAcccaaatcccctctgtaaaaaaaacatttgactcaaaTATGTCAAAAGAATTGAACAagcattttgaaactgacttcatccagtgtttagatgtttgtactagaaatgtatgcaaattagtgcatatttcatgaaataatgcctcatttgtatatttaaacctaacatttgagaaaactgaaaaaaaaatgtttgcaattatcaatgaaatcaatcaactggggaagtaaggtgataactattagatatatattttttaccctatccacctgcagtgtctcgccttaaattaaGTATTTTGTTTCCCAATCACTGTATTGTTTTCGtttaagtttaattttatttttcatttacttAATTTTCATTTCATCAATTGAAGATATGTGCCAATACAGATGCtacctttcaaaaaaaaaaaaaacacttcccgaGAATTAccctaaagaaaaataaatatactaaaatgtatttaaaatatatgctAAGTATGCTACATATACATTTACacattatgtacttaataaaaataccctgcaaatGTACTTTTAAAATACTAAACTAGAAATCTGCTAAACTGAAACAACTAGTTTAGtctaactaaagatatacttgagtatatttgattgtgttaaagtggaactattttaagtatactttaggtacaatatcatacaatcctcatcaacagtgattttaggcttaatattaagaaatgtgcattgtgcacaaaaagtactccaaaaaagtttaattacaggtttttatatcagtaagtctcgagTGATATgatagtaaatatgttaatagacttgaactatacttagtataaaacaaatgcatttgaaatctattacttttttcctagtgtacactcttaaaaataaaagtgctttaacgttcttcacagcgatgccatagaagaaccatttttggttccacaaagagccatccagtcaaaggttctttaaagaaacacctttcttacctttttacaatctgaagaaccttgtTTCGtctcaaagaaccttttgtgaaacagaaaggttcttcagatgttaaaagttctttatggaaccatttaaaccaaAAAGGTTTTTCTgttgcatcgtgaagcacctttatttttaagtgtgacaactagccccaacATGCTTTTCATTGTATTGTAGACAATTTGAACACTATTTCAGTTTATTAACCTGCTACTGTTGGACACAGGACAGTATAATGCTCAACTGAATTCACTTCACACAACAAATCCTCAGAATTGGTATTCCTCGCCATTACAATAAACCGGGCGTATTGTTTTCTGTCTCCAGGTGTACTAAATTATTCACAGTCTTTCATGTAAATAAGCAAACAAGCCTTGGCATCCAAAGACAATGCGAGGTGGCATGTCTTAATTAGCCAATCATCCGTCAGCACACAATTATCCGTGCGTCGGGCGCTCTTATTGAATGTGGCGTGCGACGACAGCCGGCTTGTGTTTCGTTTGTGGCTTTGTGGCGAGCGATGCGTTGTTTGCGCGGCGAGGACTGTAGTTGCTAAGGGACGCCGAGGCTCCTAATGATCCTTTCAATTAAAGAGGAGCCCTGAGGCTGTAGCACAGCTGTCTGTTTAAAACGCCTCCTCTCTTAACGCCCGCCTGAGCCTGCTCAGCATGCGGGAGTGTTTAAGTCAATATTATTTTAGAGACTACCTCCCATCTATTATTAAGTAAATTGAGCCATCAGCGTCGTTGGCCGTTTTGAACCCTAAATGAAATCTATTTGCCAAAGGCCTGGAGGACTGTCAGTGTGTAATACAATAATGCACTGGATGGCGTGCTTGTTAGGAGAATGAATAATAACTGCGAGAATAATTCACcaagatcagtggttctcaactggctTTGCTTTGGAACCCATTTACATTGGAATCTGTATTTCcaagaagaacctttaacatccaagGAACCTTTCCAGtttttcacactaagaaaaatggTTGTTttatgaaaccaaaaatggttctactATGTCAGTGCCTAATTTTGGAAGCTTAATCTTTAGAAGTGTAATACCAAAATTGTTTATGTGCAGTAGAAacaaaaaatgccattaaaaacaaaatgcataatACATTTTGACAATGTTTGTCTTTGAATTTCAAGAGTTGCATGCTTTTGACTATTCACAAACCATGTTTATTATGGTTGGAGATagaattacatttatattttgttcGTTTTCGAAAAAGAGggcttttattttttaactgtCTATAATTTTACCAAATTAAATATGAATTTGATTGGAAAGTGCGGCAATGACAACACAGGAAAATATGGGACTCATTCATATCCTAActacacccttaaaaataaaggtgctttaaaagcacCAAtgccacagaaaaaaaataaataaataaaaaaaaacatttttggttccacaaagaacaattcagtcaaaagttctttaaagaaccatgtctttcttacctttttataatctgaagaaccttctttcaccacaaagaaccttttgtgacacagaaaggttcttcagatgttaaaggttccttatggcaccatttagacaaaaaaaaaaaggtgtatgCGCAGCATATTAGCATTTTTTTATCATTGCTGTTTGAGACCAGAAAAGTCCTTTTGGGGGTTTAAAACCGTTCATTTACAttatacactttaaaaaataaagattctttattggaatcgatggttccatgaagagccTTAAACATCCATTGAATcgtttcaaatgcagaaaaggttctttagatttttaaatgttcttcaaaatggttcttttaagaactgttcgctgaaaggttctttgaggaaccaaaaatggttcttcaatgtcAGTGCCTAATTTTGGAAGCTTAATCTTTAAAAGTGTAATACCAAAATTGTTTATGTGCAATAGAAACATTTGATTTTTAAGAGTTTCATGCTATCAACAATTCACAAACAATGTTTATTATGGTTGGAGATCAAATTAAATtcatattttgttcattttcggaAAAAGAGGGCTTTTATTTTCAACTGTCTATAATTCCTGCCTATAATTTTaccaaataaaatatgaatttgaTTGGAAAGTGCAGCAATGACAACACAGGAAAATATTGGACTCATTCATATcctaactacactcttaaaaataaaggtgctttaaaaggttcttcacagtgatgccatagaaaaaaacatttttggttccataaagaaccattcagtcaaaggttcatctctttcttacctttttataatctgaaaaaccttctttagccacaaagaaccttttgtgaaacagaaaggttaatcagatgttcaaggttctttatagagccatttagacaaaaaaaaaaaaggttcttctatggcatcatgaacctttatttttaagagtgtatgcacaGTTGGTCAGttgcatttttattcatattagcATTTTTTTGACTGATTTCGAGATCAGAACAGTCCTGTGATTCATTTTTTGGTTGAGAACCTCTGTTTTACattatacactctaaaaaataaagtgaaaaaaatgctttattggcatcaatccatggaatctttcaaatgcagaaaaggttctttagatttttttaaatgttcttcaaaatgcttctttttaaaaCTGTTCGCTAAAAGattcactgtaaaaaaactatttgttgaaacaacttaaaataatttgttacctggctgccttagaattttaagttcagtcaactcaaaaatgtTGTCAACTtcaaatgttaagttgtactaagtgacaacttagatatttgaattgattcaacttacaaattattttaagttcaatcaacaattccatttttttttacagtgttctttgaagaaccaaaatggttcttctatatggcatcactgcaaaaaacagTGAGTGTAAGAGTCAATGAGACGAAGTGATCAGAAAAgctgtttaaataaaaataaatttccaATGCACTACACAatgtaaaacatttaataaatatcAGCCTGGCAAAGTTAACACTCAACTGAAAGCAGTTGACGAACAACTGATTTGATATTCTGTAGTTCAACTCCAGAATGAAGTAGGCAAGTGGCAATATACGAACAACCCGGCTCTCGACAACCCACAATTTGGCTCGTGCTGTCTGGCTCATCAGCGGCCTGTTAGTGCCTTCTCACTATGCAGGAAAACACTCCCTCAGACCCCATCGATCGGCTCCAAATCAATGCTTTTAAAAGCCTTACATAGCCTTTAGTTAAGAGCAAAAGCGTGCATGCTTCAAAACGGCCCACCTATATTGATTAGGGTGTGGAATGAAGAGTGCATGAGCTTTTCACAGATTTTCTCTCACTCTATAAAGACTGTCCACAATTCATAACCTCAAACAAACAGCATGACAGGAATATTAGAAGGCATTTGTACCGAAAAGAATATTTTTATGTCATCAGTGCATGCTTTTGGTCTCTATATTAATCATAATGTTATAAGAATGTCATTTTCGTTTACATTTTTGGATTTTTAGCCACACTCCTTAAAAAGAAGAAACAAAtgtgtaaaatgtaaatgaaatgtTTAACAGCTGGCAAGAATAGAACTAGAGGAAAGATATGTTAGAAACAAATGCATCAGCTGTGCAGTCAGAAGCCATTTTACAGCAATTACTAGTGATATTTTGTGTTTACACGTCTGGAAAAGAGACAGAGCGAAAACTCATCTCCAGCGGCCCTAAAACCCTCTTGTAAAGcaataaaaagataaaatgaCTGCGTTGAATGTGACATTGGTCACAAGATGATTGGATAGTTTGGATAGTTTTGCCAGGGCTTCTTCAGTTACAAAGCTTTGAATTCAGTGAATTGTGAAATAGCATTGCGCCGAGTATAAATATATACCCGAACTTAGAATTTACTGGCGGGATTAGAGAGCTTTTCAAGTCCTAGCAGCCTCTTTTCATGGTTTTGTGTACAAAAACGTTTGTATTACCCCTGTAAGCCACGGGGCCCGAGTCGCTTCTCTGATGTTTGTTGATGTCGGACTCCGCTATTCGTGCAGAAATGGGCAATCTGTGGTAATCCTGTCTTTCTTGCAAAGAGTTTACTAAATTTTGAATTTACACGTTTAATACCTTTTAAAATGCTCTTTGAACATTTGTAGCCCCTCGCTGTTTCCGCATGGCAGGAAAAAAGCAACACACATTTCATGAGAAGATGCTTTATGGAGCACAAATTTAATATCTCCTCCACTTAAGAGCACTGTCCCATAATCCCCCTGCAATAAATGTTGACTTGTGCTatttaaatttacaatttatcCACTGAATTATGCCCAGGAGGCGAGTGTTACAGTTATTGAGTGTTTTCTTTGAGTCCATGAAGGTGTAGCACAGTTGTGAGCAAATCAGGAAGGCACTGCACACCATTCTGCAAAGAACAGATGATAGAATAATCCATAATTGGTCGAAATATATGTGAAGAATATAAAATCGCAGATACTAAATTTGACTGATGTCTTCAGACCAGGGAGAGAATTTCATGATATTGGACCTGATGCCAACCCTGTAGATGACGCTTAATATAGTTCTTCTTCTGCAGGCATATAAAACAACTCTTACATTTCAACATTTCTTAATAAAATGAGTATGATTTATGTATTTAACGTTTGAAGAGAACATACTAGCCACAAACTAAACCACTGATTCTATAATATGCTTTGCCAAATTTGCTTAAAAACCCAAAATGTTCCAagtagctacactcttaaaaataaaggtggttcacgatgccatagaagaaccttttttgtctaaatggctctataaagaacctttaacatctgaagaacctttctattttacaaaaggttctttgtggcggaAGAAGGTTTCTTCAGATTatcaaaaggtaagaaagaaatggttcttcaaagaaccttgactgaatagttctttgtggaacaaaaagagaagaacatttttaagagtgtagatctAGCAAAAATGGCTTGTTAAAACAAGGAAACCTGAAATAATTTTAACAGCTGATGGGAATTACACAATGTTTTAAATTAGTACTTTGGCCTTTTGCACAAATATCTCACAATAAATGATAGATATGTAAAGAAAAGAATGTTTCCATACCATTTcctattaaatataaaaagtttgCTTTGTGTAAAGTTCATACAGAACGCTTTATCTGGGCTTTTCGTCATTCGTAATACTGAAAAATCTTTTCAATAAATAAAAGCACTAAATATTCGCCCTCTTGTGCTCGAAGGTGAGTTCTTTGCACATCTCCAGAGTCAGTTTGCTGTCTCTCGGTCTGTGTAACATAGCCTGATTAATTCCGTTCAGATGCGCCGAGTTTGAACCGGCGCCGTTTAGGTGTCCGAAAGTGGCATAGTTCGTGAAACCCGCGTAGAAAGGATTTGTGTAGTATAAGTGTCTGGGGGGAAAGGGGCATTGCGCTGGTGACCCGGCGGGCGATAACGCCCTTGATGTCTGTGACGGTTCGTCACTCCCCTTATCCGACGTAGCGATTTCGGCTAGGGACCACAGTTTGGGTTTGGGGGTCGGGTTTGCAGAATGAATGACAGATGTGGGTTTGCAGTTCTCACTGAGGGGCTTCTTGCTTTCGCTCAGCTCCTTTTGGGGGGAGGAGGTCGTGGGCACCGGAGACTCAGACACCGTCCGATTCTCCTCTTCTTCATCTCCACAGTCGATGATGACACTATCCGACGCGTCGTCGTGATCTTCCGTGCGGTTTTCCGTGCAGTCCTCGACAACTGCGATCAAACGATAATAGGCGTATTAGTGTTAGAAATGCACGCTAGAAACATACAATATTCGTAAAATAGCGAAAAAGCTTTTAAAAGACAAcgtttgttgttgttattattattatttaatagccTAAAGAATATAAATAGGCTACTACGGAACAATGACGGCATTTTTCCTCCAAATCTatcaaaaatacaacaaataggTTTGTAAAAACTTGTTTGTAAAACGAAGTCTAAATCAAAGGCTGCAAATATTTTTCCCccatttgttttaaaatattgttattaaacGTTTGTCCTCCAAATCAAAGGTAATGTGGTGTAACCAACATACAGGGGGTTATTTTGTAAGCATGTGATAAGAAAACGTAAAACAGTCAATTATAATTTAAAGAGGATCTTTGTAGACCCTCTTATCTGTTTGTCATggttcattattatttatttaacaaaatgctTATTTTAATACGTTTTTCTTTAATGAAAATGATCTAAACCTTGTGGAAACTCATTATGATTCATGACTCAGAAGTTCTTGAATTTTATAAGTATTGTTATTATTGAAAATAATTAGTTGTTTACAAAATGCATTGTGCAATAATGATATTGCATTTTCACCTTTTTGTCATCTCATACATCCTTACTTGtaattaaacatttattcaaacgtatttatttaaaataaaaatgttaataccataaataaaataacaatacaaccatGCGCATACATGACATAAGGGATTGGATGAGCACCTGAATCTTTGGTCGTCTGTGTTGTTTCGGCTGTTTTGAGCGGCTCGTCGTCCTCATCATTTTTCTCTAAATCAATGCTGTCCTCCTCATCTTCATCCTCGCTCCGGTTTCGTGGCGTCCATGTCATTTTATTCTCCTTTTTTAGTCTTCTGCGCGCGTTGGCGAACCAGGTGGACACCTGAGTGAGGGTCATCTTGGTGATGATGGCTAGCATGATTTTTTCTCCTTTCGTGGGGTATGGGTTTTTCCGGTGCTCGCTGAGCCAGGCCTTCAGGGTGGCGGTGGCATCTCGTGTGGCGTTCTTCCGGTAAGCGGGGTCTCCAAACGAGTACGGGCCCAGGGGACCGGCGTACGGATGATAGCCTATAGAGCCAGTCATGCCTGGAGAATGGTCATATGGGGAGCCCTGGGCAATGAATTAATAAAGATTACAATTTAAAGGGGAAAAGCACAGCAgacttatctttttttttctatgatGATCCGATATCTTGCCGTTTGCACTACTTACAATACTGTTAAAAATTTGACGTGCCAGGGTGCTTCTGGAATATTTCGTTaacttaattatataataataatgaacttTCATCACACTCAAAATATTCGATTTACACGGATCATATCTAAGTTCAAATGAAACCTCACCACACACATTTAAACATAGATAAGCGTaagtaaaaatgaatgaaaattaatACTGTgaagaataaaatgtaaatttcGCGATTGAAACGCTATTCGTTAACTTTATTTTGAAAGCGTTTGTTCACTACGTTTGTTTGATTATTATGTTATCGCTAAACTTGGTCAAAATGCTTAACACacttgatttaatttatttttgacaaatgttttatatatttggCAAATGAAACTATTCGCTTCAAGAAAACACTTGATCTCTATTGAAGCGCAACACAGAAAATCAAAGTGAAATTCTAACAGCgagaataaataatacaaattttcaaCTGTGGCCACTGTCATAATATGATCATAATAATAAACCCCCAGACTGCTGAAGTAAAGATAAACCTTGGGCTTTATTATGAATGAAACTCACCCCATACGAAGTGAAGGGGGCTGTGGATTCGGGACTGTACTGGAGTGAGTTGAAGGCTGTGTTTGTGAAGGCTGTGGACGCGTACGGGGCGAAAGCAGATCCGCTAGAGGACCGTCCCAGATCATCCGTCCGCGGTCCCGTGATCGCGCTGGAGCCGTACGGAGGACACGAGTAGAGAGACAGCGAGGACTGATACAAGTATCCTTGTGGAAACGCCATGACCTGATTACTGCTACAGTCTCCTCACCAGCCCAAGAGCCAAGACACTCATCCTATGTGCCATCGAAAGAGAAATCAAAGATTCAAAGCTGATCAACTCCCGAtattaggaaattaaattaaggtCGTTCGCATGACCAGTCTTCGGTAAATTGGGTAGAAGAGTGTCTCGAGTTCCGTGCGCTTCCTCAAGGAGAGTGAAAGAAGAGCTCAAACTGAGTTTCCCtgcccgtctctctctctctctcccccccccccccccctctctctctctctctctctctctctctctctctctctct is part of the Garra rufa chromosome 25, GarRuf1.0, whole genome shotgun sequence genome and encodes:
- the irx5b gene encoding iroquois-class homeodomain protein IRX-5b — translated: MAFPQGYLYQSSLSLYSCPPYGSSAITGPRTDDLGRSSSGSAFAPYASTAFTNTAFNSLQYSPESTAPFTSYGGSPYDHSPGMTGSIGYHPYAGPLGPYSFGDPAYRKNATRDATATLKAWLSEHRKNPYPTKGEKIMLAIITKMTLTQVSTWFANARRRLKKENKMTWTPRNRSEDEDEEDSIDLEKNDEDDEPLKTAETTQTTKDSVVEDCTENRTEDHDDASDSVIIDCGDEEEENRTVSESPVPTTSSPQKELSESKKPLSENCKPTSVIHSANPTPKPKLWSLAEIATSDKGSDEPSQTSRALSPAGSPAQCPFPPRHLYYTNPFYAGFTNYATFGHLNGAGSNSAHLNGINQAMLHRPRDSKLTLEMCKELTFEHKRANI